GAGCGGCTGCCCCAGATCGCCCCGACGTACTCGTTCAACGGGTTCGACGGCAGCGACTGGCGGGACATCTTCCGCGCGACCGCCGCGCAGCTCGGCCGCGAGGAGCAGGCGCAGGCGTGGTTCGACGCCTACGAGGCGCGCGTCGCCGAGGTGAAGGCCGAGCTCGACGCGCGCGACGTGCACCCGGTCGTCGGCCCGGTCGACTACTGGGACGGCCAGGTCTCGGTGTCCTGCTACGGCGTCCCGTGCCTCGTGCTGCGCGACCTGGGCGTGGAGATCACCCCGTTGGCGACCGCCGAGGGAACGAGCCTCAGCCCGGAGCAGCTGTCGCAGCTGGCCGGCATCGACGTGTTCCTCACCTCCGCCGCCCCCGCCGGGGACGGCACCTTCCCGGACGTGTTCGAGCCCGTCGCCGCGAACCCGCTGTGGCAGGCGCTGCCCGCCGTGCAGGACGGGCAGATCCACACCGGCGACATGGAGATGCTCTACGGCTCGCCGAGCGGCCACATGGCCTACCTCGAGTTCGTCGCCGGAGCCCTGCTGGGTGACGACGCGTGACCGCCGGCCCCGTGACGACGGCCCGCATCCGCCGGGCCGTCGTCACGTCCGTGCACCGGCTCAGCCCCGGCATGGTCCGGGTGACCTTCGGCGGGGACGACCTGCTCGACCTGGTCAGCACCGGCGTCGGGGACGAGTACGTCCGGCTGTTCTTCCCGCGCCCGGGGGAGACGGACGTCGTCATGCCGTCCGTGTCGGGCGACTCCTGGGAGTACCCCGAGGGCGTCGAGCCCGGCCCGATGCGGACGTACACGATCCGCGACCTCCCGGAGCCGGGCGTGCTGGTCATCGACTTCGTGGTGCACGAGGGCGGGGTCGCCGCGGCGTGGGCGCTCGCGGCCCGCCCCGGGGACGTCCTCGCGCTCAACCCGCCGCGCGGGCTGTACGAGCCGCCGGCCGACGCCACCTGGCAGCTGCTGCTCGCGGACGCGACCGGTCTCCCCGCGCTCGCGCGGCTGCTGGAGCAGGCGCCCGCGACCCTGCGCACCCGGGCCGTCGTGCAGGTCGCGCAGGAGGACCACCGGTTCGACCTCGAGGTGCCCGACGGGACCGAGGTGGTGTGGGTCGTCGGCGGCAACGGGCACGGGCCGTGCCGGCTGCTCGACGTGCTCCGCGCCACCCCGCTGCCCCCGGGGCCGGGGTACGTCTGGTTCGCCGGCGAGACCCGGGTGCAGCGCGCCGTCCGCAAGCACCTGCGGCACGGGCTGGGCCTGCCCGGGACCGCGTACAAGACCGTCGGGTACTGGACGGACCGGCAGGAGGAGTGGGTCGAGACCTGGGAGGGACTCGGCCCGGACGTCCGCGCGCGGCTCGACGCCCTGTGGGCGGACGAGACCCGGGACCTCGAGGCGGTCGCCGACGACGTGGACGCCCTGTTCGCGTCGGTGGGGCTGTGAGCGCCGCGCGATGACGACCGCAGCCCCGCTCGCGCCGGCACCGCCCGTCGGCCCGCCCGCCGTCGCCGCCCCGCACGCCGTCCGCCGGGTCGCCTGGCTGGCGGGCGGCGTCGTCCTGCTGCTGCTCGCGCTGCTGGCGAGCCTGGCGCTCGGCGCGCGACCTGTGGGGCTCGGTGACGTGCTCGGCGCGCTGACGCGGTTCGACCCGGCGGTCGAGAACCAGGTGGTCGTGCACGACCTGCGGCTGCCCCGGACGGTCGTCGGGCTCGGGGTCGGCGCCGCGCTGGGCCTCGCGGGCGCGCTGATCCAGGGCCTGACCCGGAACCCGCTCGCGGACCCGGGGATCCTCGGCGTCAACGCGGGGGCGTCGTTCGCCGTCGTGCTGGGGGCCGCGCTGCTCGGCCTCACCCACATCACGCAGTACGTCTGGCTCGCGTTCGCCGGGGCGGTCCTCGCGACGGTGGTCGTCTACCTCATCGGCTCGGCCGGCCGCGGCGGGGCCACCCCGGTGCGGCTGACGCTGGCCGGCATGGCGCTCGGCGCGGTGCTCCAGGGCGTCGCGTCCGGGATCACGCTGCTGCGGCCCCGCGTCTTCGACTCGATGCGGCACTGGGAGGCGGGGTCGCTGGCGGCGGCCTCGTGGGGGACGTTCCGCGCCGTCGGGGCGTTCCTCGTCGCCGGCGCCGTCATCGCGCTGGCGTGCGCCCGGCCCCTGAACGCCGTCGCGCTCGGCGACGACCTGGCCCGCACGCTCGGCACCAGGGTCGGGCTGCTCCGGGTCGCGGTCGTCGCGGCGGTGACGCTGCTGTGCGGAGCGGCGACCGCGGCGGCCGGGCCGATCGCCTTCGTGGGCCTGATGGTGCCGCACGTCGCACGCTGGCTCGTCGGACCGGACCAGCGGTGGCTGCTGCCGCTCACCCTGCTGCTCGCGCCCGCGCTGCTGCTGGTCAGCGACGTCGTCGGTCGGCTGGTGCTCGCGCCCGCGGAGGTGCAGGTCGCCCTGGTCACGGCCGCGATCGGGGCGCCGGTGCTGATCGCGCTCGTGCGGCGCCGGAACGCGAGCACGCTGTGACCGCCGCACCGCTGCGCCGTCCGGGCCCGCCCGGCCCCGCTCCCGCGCTCGACCTCGGCCCCGGGCAGCGCGTGTGGCGGACCCGCGGCGACGCGCTGTCCGTGCGGGTCGGTGCGCGCCCGGTGGTCGTCACCGCGGCGCTGGCGCTCGCCGCGCTCGCGGTCGCCGTGCCGGCCCTCGCCCTGGGCGACTTCCGCGTCCCCGTCCCGGACGTCCTGCGCGCCCTGACCGGCGCGCTCGACGGTCCCGCGCGCACCGTCGTCGTGGACTGGCGGCTGCCCCGCGTCCTGCTCGCGCTGCTGCTCGGCGCGGCGCTCGGGATGAGCGGGGCGATCTTCCAGTCCCTCACCCGCAACCCGCTCGGGTCGCCCGACGTCATCGGCTTCGGCTCGGGCGCGTACACCGGCGCGCTGCTCGTCATGCTGCTGGGCGGGGGCGGCTGGGGAGCGGTGGCGACGGGCTCGCTCGCCGGGGGTCTGGGCACCGCGGCGCTCGTGTACGTGCTCGCGTACCGGGGCGGGGTGCAGGGCTTCCGGCTGATCGTCGTCGGCATCGGCGTCAGCTCCGTGCTCGCCTCGGTGAACACGTGGCTGATCCTCAAGGCCGACCTCCAGCTCGCGATGACGGCCGCGGTCTGGGGCGCCGGCAGCCTCAACGCGGCCGGGTGGACGCACGTGGGACCGACGGTGCTCGCGCTCGCCGTCATCGTCCCGGTGCTCGTCCTCCTGTCCCGGCGGGCCGACCTGCTCGAGATGGGTGACGACACCGCGCACGCCCTCGGCGTCGCGCCCGAGCGCACCCGGCTCGCACTGGTCGTCGTCGGCGTCGCGCTCACCGCCCTGTGCACGGCGGTCGCCGGGCCGATCGCCTTCGTCGCGCTCGCCGCCCCGCAGCTCGCTCGGCGGCTGACCCGCGGCACCGGCGCCGGGCTCGCGTCCGCCGCCGCCATGGGCGCGCTGCTGCTCGTCACGTCCGATGTGATCGCGCAGCGCGCGTTCGCACCCACCCAGCTCCCGGTGGGGGTGGTGACCGTCAGCATCGGCGGCGCCTACCTCGTCGGGCTGCTCGTCCGAGAGGCCCGCCGCCAGTGACCGCCGCCCACCCGACCCGCCCCGGCGTGACGCCGGCCGCCGCCGCGCCTGCCCCCGCGGCCACCGCCGCCCCCGCGGCCACCGCCGCGCCCGCCCCCGCGGCCACCGCCGCCCCCGGCGGCACCGCGGTCGCCGCACGGCTGCGGGCCGCCGACCTCACGCTCGCCTACGGCGACCGCACCGTCGTCCGTGGTCTCGACCTGGTGGTCCCCGAGGGCGAGCTGACGGTGGTGGTGGGGCCCAACGCGTGCGGCAAGTCCACGGTGCTGCGCGCGCTGGCCCGGCTGCTGCGACCCGCCACCGGGACCGTGCTGCTCGACGGCCGGTCGCTGCGCGAGCTCGGGAGCAAGGAGCTCGCCCGGACGCTCGGGCTGCTGCCGCAGACGTCGACGGCGCCGTCGGGGATCACGGTCGCCGACCTGGTGACCCGCGGTCGCTACCCGCACCAGCGCCTCGGCCGCCAGCTGTCCCGCGAGGACGCCGACGCCGTCGAGCGGGCTCTGGCGGCGACCGGCATCGCCGACCTGGCCGCGCGTCCCGTCGAGGAGCTCTCGGGCGGGCAGCGGCAGCGGGTCTGGGTGGCGATGGTGCTGGCGCAGGAGACCGGGACCCTGCTGCTCGACGAGCCGACCACGTTCCTCGACATCACCCACCAGTACGACCTGCTGGAGCTGTTCGTCGACCTGCACCGCGCGGGCCGCACGGTGGTGGCCGTCCTGCACGACCTCAACCAGGCGTGCCGCTACGGGACGCACCTCGTGGCGATGCGGGACGGCGCCGTCGTCGCGCAGGGGGCGCCCGCCGACGTCGTGACCCCCGCGATGGTGCGGGAGGTGTTCGGGCTGGAGGCGATGGTGGTGCCGGACCCCGCCGTGGGGACCCCGATGGTGGTGCCGCTCGGGCGACCCCGGCGCTGACCGGCGCGCTTCAGCAGGGGTCGGCGTCGTCCACGAGGCGGTGCAGCAGGCGCAGCAGCTCGGCCTGCTCGCCGGGCTCCAGGCGCGCGAGCAGCTCCTCGGCGTGCCGCCGGCGCTGCCGGTCCGCCTCGGCGAGCACCGCCCGGCCCTCGGCGGTCACGGCGACCAGGGTGGCGCGGCGGTCGGTGGGGTCGGGCAGGCGCTCGACGAGCCCGGCCGCCTCGAGGTCGTCGACGAGCGAGGTCACGGACCTCGGGACGATGTCCAGCGCGGCCGCGAGGGTGGTCTGCCGCTGGGGCTCCGGGGTGCGGGCGGCCGTGCGGAGCAGCCGGTGCCGGGCGGGGCTGAGGTCCACGCGCTCGCGCACGTCCCGCCGCATGGTGTGCAGGGTGCGGCGCAGCAGCCAGAACAGCTCGTCGCCGGGGTGCGGGGCCTCGCCGGGCAGCGTCATGCCCCCACGATAGCGAGTCCGCCACATAGAGAGGTATCCTCACTAAAGTTCGACACCCCGGAGGCCCCATGTCCATGCACGCACGCGCCGGCGGGGTGGACGCCCGGTCCATGTACCGCTCGTTCCGCCTCGACCCGTCCGTCGCGCGGCGCCGCGTCACCCGAGACGTGCTGCGCCGCATCCTCACGTTCGCCCGGCCCTACCGCCGGCTCATCACCGTCTTCCTCGTGCTCATCGCGTTCGACGCCGCGGTCGGCGCGGCGACCCCGCTGCTCTACCAGCGGATCATCGACGACGGCATCGCGCAGGGGCGCACCGGCGTGGTGCTGGCCCTCGCCGGCGTGGTCGCGCTGCTGGCCCTGGTCTCGGCCGGCCTGGCGCTCGCCTCGCGCTGGCTCTCGGCGCGGATCGGGGAGGGCCTGATCGTCGACCTGCGCACGCAGGTGTTCGACCACGTGCAGCGCATGCCGCTCGCGTTCTTCTCCCGCACCCAGACCGGCGCGCTCGTCCAGCGGCTCAACGGCGACGTGCTCGGGGCGCAGCAGGCGTTCACGTCCACGCTGTCCAACGTCGTCTCCAACGTCCTGACCGTCGTGCTCGTGATCGCCGCCATGCTGTCGCTGTCCTGGCAGATCACGCTCGTCTCGCTCGTGCTGCTGCCGGTGTTCGTGCTCCCGGTGCGCGCGATGGGCCGCCGGCTCGCCGCGGTGACGCAGGAGGCGTACGGCCTCAACGCCGACATGGGCCAGACGATGACGGAGCGCTTCAACGTCGCCGGCGCGCAGCTCGTCAAGCTGTACGGCCGCGCCGACGACGAGACCGCCGTGTTCGCGGGCCGGGCCTCGCGCGTGCGCGACATCGGCATCACCAGCGCGATGTACAGCGCGGTGTTCCGCATCGGGCTCACCCTCGTGGCGGCCGTGGCGGTCGCGATCGTGTACGGGCTCGGCGGGGTGCTCGCCATCCAGGGCTCCCTGACCGTGGGCGTCGTCGTCGCGCTGACGTCGTACCTCACGCGGCTCTACGGCCCGATCACCGCGCTGTCCAACGTGCAGGTCGACGTCATGACCACGCTCGTGTCGTTCGAGCGGGTGCT
This is a stretch of genomic DNA from Cellulomonas sp. ES6. It encodes these proteins:
- a CDS encoding ABC transporter substrate-binding protein; translated protein: MSTRASRASVALSLASVLLLAACSSGGDAVAESAPTPTTTVVEDMTGEVEIPTDPQAALGMYTTDVDILLTLGFPLAASQPVRDEGYQTFPSFFPQEELEGVETFTNFPEYNFEAILAAQPDFILNGLGYDADVVERLPQIAPTYSFNGFDGSDWRDIFRATAAQLGREEQAQAWFDAYEARVAEVKAELDARDVHPVVGPVDYWDGQVSVSCYGVPCLVLRDLGVEITPLATAEGTSLSPEQLSQLAGIDVFLTSAAPAGDGTFPDVFEPVAANPLWQALPAVQDGQIHTGDMEMLYGSPSGHMAYLEFVAGALLGDDA
- a CDS encoding siderophore-interacting protein codes for the protein MTAGPVTTARIRRAVVTSVHRLSPGMVRVTFGGDDLLDLVSTGVGDEYVRLFFPRPGETDVVMPSVSGDSWEYPEGVEPGPMRTYTIRDLPEPGVLVIDFVVHEGGVAAAWALAARPGDVLALNPPRGLYEPPADATWQLLLADATGLPALARLLEQAPATLRTRAVVQVAQEDHRFDLEVPDGTEVVWVVGGNGHGPCRLLDVLRATPLPPGPGYVWFAGETRVQRAVRKHLRHGLGLPGTAYKTVGYWTDRQEEWVETWEGLGPDVRARLDALWADETRDLEAVADDVDALFASVGL
- a CDS encoding iron chelate uptake ABC transporter family permease subunit, which codes for MTTAAPLAPAPPVGPPAVAAPHAVRRVAWLAGGVVLLLLALLASLALGARPVGLGDVLGALTRFDPAVENQVVVHDLRLPRTVVGLGVGAALGLAGALIQGLTRNPLADPGILGVNAGASFAVVLGAALLGLTHITQYVWLAFAGAVLATVVVYLIGSAGRGGATPVRLTLAGMALGAVLQGVASGITLLRPRVFDSMRHWEAGSLAAASWGTFRAVGAFLVAGAVIALACARPLNAVALGDDLARTLGTRVGLLRVAVVAAVTLLCGAATAAAGPIAFVGLMVPHVARWLVGPDQRWLLPLTLLLAPALLLVSDVVGRLVLAPAEVQVALVTAAIGAPVLIALVRRRNASTL
- a CDS encoding iron chelate uptake ABC transporter family permease subunit, giving the protein MWRTRGDALSVRVGARPVVVTAALALAALAVAVPALALGDFRVPVPDVLRALTGALDGPARTVVVDWRLPRVLLALLLGAALGMSGAIFQSLTRNPLGSPDVIGFGSGAYTGALLVMLLGGGGWGAVATGSLAGGLGTAALVYVLAYRGGVQGFRLIVVGIGVSSVLASVNTWLILKADLQLAMTAAVWGAGSLNAAGWTHVGPTVLALAVIVPVLVLLSRRADLLEMGDDTAHALGVAPERTRLALVVVGVALTALCTAVAGPIAFVALAAPQLARRLTRGTGAGLASAAAMGALLLVTSDVIAQRAFAPTQLPVGVVTVSIGGAYLVGLLVREARRQ
- a CDS encoding ABC transporter ATP-binding protein; this encodes MRAADLTLAYGDRTVVRGLDLVVPEGELTVVVGPNACGKSTVLRALARLLRPATGTVLLDGRSLRELGSKELARTLGLLPQTSTAPSGITVADLVTRGRYPHQRLGRQLSREDADAVERALAATGIADLAARPVEELSGGQRQRVWVAMVLAQETGTLLLDEPTTFLDITHQYDLLELFVDLHRAGRTVVAVLHDLNQACRYGTHLVAMRDGAVVAQGAPADVVTPAMVREVFGLEAMVVPDPAVGTPMVVPLGRPRR
- a CDS encoding MarR family winged helix-turn-helix transcriptional regulator — protein: MTLPGEAPHPGDELFWLLRRTLHTMRRDVRERVDLSPARHRLLRTAARTPEPQRQTTLAAALDIVPRSVTSLVDDLEAAGLVERLPDPTDRRATLVAVTAEGRAVLAEADRQRRRHAEELLARLEPGEQAELLRLLHRLVDDADPC
- a CDS encoding ABC transporter ATP-binding protein, with protein sequence MYRSFRLDPSVARRRVTRDVLRRILTFARPYRRLITVFLVLIAFDAAVGAATPLLYQRIIDDGIAQGRTGVVLALAGVVALLALVSAGLALASRWLSARIGEGLIVDLRTQVFDHVQRMPLAFFSRTQTGALVQRLNGDVLGAQQAFTSTLSNVVSNVLTVVLVIAAMLSLSWQITLVSLVLLPVFVLPVRAMGRRLAAVTQEAYGLNADMGQTMTERFNVAGAQLVKLYGRADDETAVFAGRASRVRDIGITSAMYSAVFRIGLTLVAAVAVAIVYGLGGVLAIQGSLTVGVVVALTSYLTRLYGPITALSNVQVDVMTTLVSFERVLEVLDLRPSVDDAPDARPLPDDLPRTASIELDRVTFRYPSAAEVSLASLESVARLETEVPGTTLHDVSFRVPHGHVVALVGPSGAGKSTISQLVARLYDVTAGAVRVAGQDVRELTQASLRDAVGIVTQDAHLFHDTIRANLLYARPGAGDAELEQALRRAQIWDLVSRLPDGVDTVVGDRGYRLSGGERQRLAIARLLLKAPPVVILDEATAHLDSESEAAVQRALAEALEGRTALVIAHRLSTIREADSIVVLDEGRVVEQGTHAELLAAGGLYAELYETQYAPAG